From Streptomyces yatensis, one genomic window encodes:
- a CDS encoding DUF6049 family protein, giving the protein MADAADLRGTTSARARRWLRRTAAVLAAAPMLAGLAQIPAAPAAHAESKATGSRSVDVSITSLTPTAPKKSDTLTVSGTVTNDTKSTVSGAEVGLRVGPTMNGRSAIDTAAHRTGYTEGLDGTEVDDKYAKKIGKLSAGASRDFSLSIPVDQLHLGENGVYQLGVSLTGGTSSQPWPQVLGIERTFLPWQSGTATKKSQLTYLWPLISATHVTARTDNDEDRTPIFRDDRLAEELAPGGRLQQMVALGKNLPITWVIDPDLLATVDAMTKKYEVQNPSGNGTTAGRGQTVAKQWLDALQKAVDGKQVVALPFADPDLASLAHRGKNVTGTLSHLQGATELASTTVETILGVRPRTDFAWPVDGAVDSSIVDVATSAGAHNVIARSDSLRETGGLSYTPTAARQIGGGNTAVVADARLSTAFTGDMSKAENSTLAIQTFLAQSQMFNLQAPDKQRSVVVAPQRTPTTSQAQAMAAALEGLSGQWTQPLSLGQAAKAKPDPSATQRVPSSRSYPRSLRARELPTEAFDRIQETQRTLDNFEPILTAKYRVVTPFGNAIRREMSTSWRSEAQNAAGFRHDVQTYLSGLTKKVRLVPKTDMTLSGRSATVPVTLQNNLVQGVELRLVLRSQQGNRLAISDPQLVNVEGGHSQSVKFGTTANANGPVWVSAQLYTPDGQPYGREMMFEVNVTEITSTVILVIAGGVLLLVLAGVRIYVQRKRAAARNGEDGGDGEDAETAHGQDDEDDSEAPETDRRDPAHALVPEQPSDPAADTGSQSAGPSGSGEKVER; this is encoded by the coding sequence GTGGCCGATGCGGCAGACCTCCGGGGGACAACTTCCGCTCGCGCCCGACGATGGTTGCGGCGCACAGCGGCCGTGCTCGCCGCGGCGCCGATGCTCGCGGGCCTGGCGCAGATTCCGGCGGCACCCGCCGCCCATGCGGAGAGCAAGGCCACCGGCTCACGGTCGGTGGACGTCTCCATCACCTCGCTGACCCCCACCGCGCCGAAGAAGAGCGACACGCTCACCGTCAGCGGCACCGTCACCAACGACACCAAGAGCACGGTCTCGGGAGCCGAGGTGGGCCTCCGCGTCGGTCCGACCATGAACGGCCGCAGCGCGATCGACACCGCCGCCCACCGCACCGGCTATACGGAGGGCCTCGACGGCACCGAGGTGGACGACAAATACGCCAAGAAGATCGGCAAGCTGTCGGCCGGCGCCAGCCGTGACTTCTCCCTCTCCATACCGGTGGATCAGTTGCACCTGGGGGAGAACGGCGTCTATCAGCTCGGCGTCTCGCTCACCGGTGGCACCTCCAGTCAGCCCTGGCCGCAGGTGCTGGGCATCGAGCGGACCTTCCTGCCCTGGCAGTCCGGCACGGCCACGAAGAAGTCCCAGCTCACCTATCTGTGGCCGCTGATCTCCGCCACCCATGTGACCGCGCGCACGGACAACGACGAGGACCGCACCCCGATCTTCCGGGACGACCGCCTCGCCGAGGAGCTGGCCCCCGGCGGCCGACTGCAGCAGATGGTCGCCCTGGGGAAGAACCTCCCCATCACCTGGGTGATCGACCCCGACCTGCTCGCCACGGTCGACGCGATGACCAAGAAGTACGAGGTCCAGAACCCCTCGGGCAACGGCACCACGGCGGGCCGCGGCCAGACCGTCGCCAAGCAGTGGCTCGACGCCCTGCAGAAGGCCGTGGACGGCAAGCAGGTGGTCGCGCTGCCGTTCGCCGACCCCGACCTCGCCTCGCTCGCCCACCGCGGTAAGAACGTCACCGGCACCCTCAGCCACCTCCAGGGCGCCACCGAGCTCGCCTCGACGACCGTGGAGACCATCCTCGGGGTGCGGCCGCGCACCGACTTCGCCTGGCCCGTGGACGGGGCGGTCGACTCCTCGATCGTGGACGTCGCCACCTCCGCGGGCGCGCACAACGTCATCGCCCGCAGCGACAGCCTGCGCGAGACCGGCGGGCTCTCCTACACCCCCACCGCGGCCCGCCAGATCGGCGGCGGCAATACGGCGGTGGTCGCCGACGCACGGCTGTCGACGGCCTTCACCGGCGACATGTCCAAGGCGGAGAACTCCACCCTCGCCATCCAGACGTTCCTGGCCCAGAGCCAGATGTTCAACCTGCAGGCGCCGGACAAGCAGCGCAGCGTCGTGGTCGCCCCCCAGCGGACGCCCACCACCAGCCAGGCGCAGGCCATGGCGGCGGCCCTGGAGGGCCTCTCGGGGCAGTGGACGCAGCCGCTGAGCCTGGGACAGGCCGCGAAGGCCAAGCCCGACCCGAGCGCCACCCAGCGGGTGCCGAGCTCCCGCTCGTACCCCCGGTCGCTGCGCGCGCGGGAACTGCCCACCGAGGCGTTCGACAGGATCCAGGAGACCCAGAGGACCCTGGACAATTTCGAGCCGATTCTCACCGCCAAGTACCGGGTGGTCACTCCCTTCGGGAACGCGATCAGGCGCGAGATGTCGACCTCATGGCGCAGCGAGGCGCAGAACGCGGCCGGCTTCCGGCACGACGTGCAGACCTACCTGTCCGGGCTCACCAAGAAGGTGCGCCTGGTCCCCAAGACGGACATGACCCTCTCCGGGCGGAGCGCCACCGTCCCGGTGACCCTGCAGAACAACCTGGTGCAGGGCGTCGAGCTGCGGCTCGTCCTCCGCTCCCAGCAGGGCAACCGGCTGGCGATCAGCGACCCGCAGCTGGTCAATGTGGAGGGCGGCCACAGCCAGTCCGTGAAGTTCGGGACCACGGCCAACGCGAACGGCCCGGTGTGGGTCTCGGCCCAGCTCTACACCCCGGACGGACAGCCTTACGGCCGCGAGATGATGTTCGAGGTGAATGTCACCGAAATCACGTCGACCGTGATTCTCGTGATCGCCGGCGGTGTGCTGCTGCTGGTCCTCGCCGGTGTCCGGATCTACGTCCAGCGCAAGCGCGCGGCCGCCAGGAACGGTGAGGACGGCGGAGACGGGGAAGACGCCGAGACGGCGCACGGGCAGGATGATGAGGACGACAGCGAGGCCCCGGAGACCGACCGGCGCGACCCCGCTCACGCCCTCGTGCCCGAGCAGCCGAGTGACCCGGCGGCGGACACCGGATCGCAAAGCGCTGGCCCGTCCGGCTCGGGTGAGAAAGTGGAGCGTTGA
- a CDS encoding CCA tRNA nucleotidyltransferase, whose translation MPNANNDSRPPQPTNELSQVQRRAVGELLRVSPVADDLARRFQQAGFRLALVGGSVRDALLGRLGNDLDFTTDARPDEVLKIVRPWADAVWDVGIAFGTVGCRKDMATGSGSDQSFQIEITTYRSEAYDRTSRKPEVSYGDSIEEDLVRRDFTVNAMAVALPQKEFIDPHHGLEDLAARVLRTPGTPEESFSDDPLRMMRAARFAAQLDFEVAPEVVAAMTSMADRIDIVSAERVRDELNKLILADHPRKGLRLLVETGLADRVLPELPALRLERDEHHRHKDVYEHSLTVLDQAIDLETEGPDLVLRLAALLHDIGKPKTRRFEKDGRVSFHHHEVVGAKMTKFRMTKLKYSNELIKDVSRLVELHLRFHGYGTGEWTDSAVRRYVRDAGPLLDRLHKLTRSDCTTRNKRKATALSRAYDGLEERIARLQEQEELDSIRPDLDGNEIMKILGIPPGPQVGKAYKHLLEMRLEHGPMERDSAIATLQEWWGAQSEG comes from the coding sequence GTGCCGAACGCCAACAATGACAGCCGACCCCCGCAGCCGACCAATGAGCTCAGCCAGGTGCAGCGCCGCGCCGTGGGCGAGCTTCTGCGGGTCTCTCCCGTCGCCGACGATCTTGCCCGTCGCTTCCAGCAGGCCGGTTTCCGCCTGGCTCTGGTCGGCGGCTCGGTACGGGACGCGCTGCTCGGCCGGCTCGGTAACGATCTGGACTTCACGACGGACGCACGGCCGGACGAGGTACTGAAGATCGTACGGCCGTGGGCGGACGCGGTGTGGGATGTCGGCATCGCCTTCGGCACCGTCGGCTGCCGTAAGGACATGGCCACCGGAAGCGGGTCGGATCAGAGCTTCCAGATTGAAATCACGACTTATCGGTCAGAAGCCTATGACCGGACATCCCGGAAGCCCGAGGTGTCGTACGGCGACTCCATCGAGGAGGACCTGGTCCGTCGGGATTTCACGGTCAACGCGATGGCGGTGGCGCTCCCGCAGAAGGAGTTCATCGACCCGCACCACGGTCTGGAGGATCTCGCCGCCCGGGTGCTGCGCACCCCCGGGACGCCCGAGGAGTCCTTCTCCGACGATCCGCTGCGGATGATGCGGGCCGCGCGCTTCGCCGCGCAGCTGGACTTCGAGGTGGCCCCCGAGGTGGTCGCCGCGATGACATCGATGGCCGACCGCATCGACATCGTCTCGGCCGAGCGGGTACGTGATGAGCTCAACAAGCTCATCCTGGCCGACCACCCCCGCAAGGGGCTGCGGCTGCTGGTGGAGACCGGGCTCGCCGACCGCGTCCTGCCGGAGCTCCCGGCGCTGCGCCTGGAGCGTGATGAGCACCACCGCCACAAGGATGTGTACGAGCATTCGCTGACGGTGCTGGACCAGGCCATCGACCTGGAGACCGAGGGACCCGACCTGGTGCTGCGGCTGGCCGCGCTGCTGCATGACATCGGTAAGCCCAAGACGCGCCGCTTCGAGAAGGACGGCCGGGTCTCCTTCCACCACCACGAGGTGGTGGGAGCCAAGATGACCAAATTCCGGATGACGAAGCTCAAGTACTCCAATGAGCTGATCAAGGACGTCTCGCGCCTTGTCGAGCTGCATCTGCGCTTCCACGGCTATGGCACGGGGGAATGGACCGACTCCGCCGTCCGTCGCTATGTCCGTGACGCCGGGCCGCTGCTGGACCGGCTGCACAAGCTGACCCGCTCGGACTGCACCACCCGTAACAAGAGGAAGGCGACGGCGCTCTCGCGTGCGTACGACGGCCTCGAGGAGCGCATCGCCCGGCTGCAGGAGCAGGAGGAGCTGGACTCGATCCGCCCGGATCTGGACGGCAACGAGATCATGAAGATCCTCGGTATCCCGCCGGGTCCGCAGGTCGGCAAGGCGTACAAGCATCTGCTGGAGATGCGGCTGGAGCACGGCCCGATGGAGCGGGACAGCGCGATCGCCACGCTCCAGGAGTGGTGGGGCGCTCAGTCGGAGGGCTGA